The DNA segment AACAAAATACTCGCTAAACTTAGTATATTTCATAACCGCTTCATGAACATATGGTACACATACAACACAACACATTAAAATGCACTTAGGACTAACAAGTACatacaggtatgtatgtacattatgtaTGCTTTGCTGTACTTAGGTTTACGCTATTAATGcattacataatttattttcacatagTTAATTGTAATTGACACAAAGATTCATAAGTCAGAATGATTTCATTTTACTCTATTTTTCCTGTTGTTTAACACAAATTAATTATCTaagtttggaaaataattttcttttttttcatgaatttctaAAAGAAAATAGTATGAAACTTCAAAAGAGGAATAAATGttagttgtttgtttgtttgtaattgCATTTGCATACTCctatttatttgtgtttgtatgtacttgagtattttaaatatatatatttttatacatatatatatacatatatgtatatgtatgcatgttttaagcatatttacttataaaagAATGTCTAAACCTAATTATTACAAgtaattttttgctttgctcttaatcaataataatattcactggagtgcaaatataaattacaatcacaaaaatatttatatttaatttataagttGATTTCTTCTTATTTTGCTTGGTTTTTTGTTATGCTCATAGTAATTAATGAAGACATTATCGACGGACAAGTGCGTTTGCGTTTTTTCGCTAAAAGCAAGAGAGTGCATTGGGGCTGCCAACGGTCAGGTCAGTCTGCTTGAGTTGAGAGGGGAAagcattttcataattttacaaacatatttacatttattagagaaaattgtaaaagaaaattaGAGACTGATACGTaggatttttagttttatttaaaatataaataaaaatcgattaaaatttcagttaaaagCGTTAGGAGaaatttcatattaataaaaaaagtcataACTAAAGAAATTAAGAGAGAGTGTCATTTCTCTCAGTTtgctcagtttttttttatcaattatttaatatttcgagTTTGTGTGAGATTAtctttaggaaaaaaaattaaggaagcTGATtggaagttttgaaaataacacTGTTAGAAGAAAGTTTGTGATGAAATTGTTCTATAAATTTCTTACTAATAGTAGGATAAAAAACTTCGAAGAAGAGTTGGAGTGGTTCATATTCTTCAAATTAGTGAAAATTGAAAgccctttaaaaattatattgaacatGTTTTTACATACGTTTTCTATGTTTCAATTggattaaggggttatatactgccaaattttcaaaaatcgattttttgttatttcattttcttaatGTCCTTATATTTAAGATTAAACACAGAAAATTTCCTATTGTTtcggtgaatattttcaaaattgaacgTAAATTTGAAAAGGAAGTACTTGGAAGTACAAGACCGAagtttaaactcgtttttcttaaaataaaccgatttgtctcaaattttaacacgagcttcttaaatatattttttgataattaatcgaagatttttactcaccaataaatatttttttataaaaaacttgaaactttagataaacttgaaaaaaaaaaaacataaataaatcgGAATGGAAtttcgaaagaaaaatattatagaacgaagtaaaaaagtaaataaatatttggtatCAAATCCATAGTAAAATTGTGatgaaacgatttttttccgataacacaaattttgttgtcgaaaatgattttttaaatactttaggTAATATTCAGACTTGATCGTGTTGAGCGAACTTTTTTCCCCAATATTTGGATGTTGTATTTGATACTAATTTTTTCTAACTTAAgacttttaaattgaaaacatttatgacaaaaaagtaaaGATTAAAAGGTAtcgaaaaatattatgaaaaaagtatttaaaaaaaaaattgttaaaaggtGCTATGTGGATAATATGGCGTTATTAGAGCGGGTCGGAACGAAATCAAAGTTGCTCGTTTCCTGacacaattttaaatcgatatttttttagaaaaatagttTATCGATTACACTTTGTTATCACTTGTAGAAGAAGCGAAAGTAAAGTAAGAAACAATGCTATTTTATGTGTACTGGAAGCAACTTACAGTCGGCAAAGAATGTGCTGAGTTTttctacaaacatacatacatccattgACCGTTAATCACTATTAAATACCGATTAATTGCTTTGCGTAAAGCACGTTCGACCACCTTCCCACAGTACTCAAGCGCACATCTATTGCTTATAACTATTAACCCTTAACTAACTAGATTCTCCACATCGGACAACAATACCTCCAAGTCGGATGGCAGTTCGTGCTCCCCTTCCATACGCGCCTGACCAATGTGGCTGGACGCCGCCGCCACAGACGGCAACGGCGGCGGATGATAGCTATGTTGCAGCTGTCTTATAGAATTGGAacgcttttgttgctgttgcaattgttgttccGAAGGGGCGGTGGCATTAGAATTGGCAGTGATGGCTAGTGATGGTGCTGTGGTGGAATGTGCGTTGCTACGACTACGTCGATGCTCATGCCGTACCGGTGCATGGTGGCTACTGTGGCTGGGGTGACTTGCATGACTTGCATGACTACCCTGACTGCTGTGACTGGACTGACTACCTGCGACGACTAGTTGATCTCCATCGGCTATCCGGTTGAAATTGCCCAGACCGCCATTGGTGTTGGCGGCGTTCGCATTTACGCTATTGCTGGCAGCGGCACTTAGACTGGCACGTGGTATGTTGCTGAAGCTGGTGCGCGCAGCCGGTAGAACCGCTGATAAAGCATGGCCAGCCGTGCTCTGGCTTGCGGACTTTGGCTGATGTTGATAGGCGGTGCTGCTGGAGCTACGTCGCAGCTGACGTTCCGTAGGCGCGGGCGTAACTATGGTGGCGGCAGCATTGCTGGCGTGTGTGGAAGTGGTTGTGTTGGTGGTTGCGGTGGCAATGGAGTTTTGTGGATCATTCGTGTAGATACTGGGCTGATATGTGGTGGCCGCGTTATTACTACGTAAATTCATATTGGAATTGCTGCGCCGCGCCGCAATAGGCGGATCTTTACCATTCTTGGCGGCGCTATTGAGTTTCAGATTCAGACTACTGCGTTTCTTTGATTTGGCTAGATGATTTTGATTTTGCGCCATTTGGCCAAGATTTTGTGTACTACCGAAGTTGCGGCCCAAATTGGCTGTACTCGCCGCAGGCTGATGCGCGGTACTGCTTTCGCTCAATTTGCGCGCATTGAGCGCCGTTTGATTGGCTGTAAATGGATTGTTGGCCGAAAAGGAATTGGAGCGACTGTAGTTGTGTGCGCGTTGCTTTTGCAATGCACCACCGACAGCGTGCGCATCGGACGTCAGCTTGCCGCTATTTGAACTGGCAGTCTTACTGGAAACACTTGCGTTTGCCGAGTTTGCCGTGACGCTGTTGCTTGCTGCCGCTTCATTGTTGGCGGCTATGGCGGCGCGCATTTCGCCCGTCGCTGTGCTGCACAGCAGATTCTCGTAGAATGGATTCTCCATTTTGGAGGGCATGGTTTTCGGATTGAGCGTCTCATAAGTCGGTTCGTTTAAGGTTAGTATTTGATTGTCTTCGTTATTATTGCGGAGTAGCAGCGCAATGCGTTTGCATTTAACCTCGTCATTGCCACCGCTGCCAGAGTTCTTGCTACCCTCGCTATTTTGATTGCTGCTCTTGCGTTTGCTCTCGGCGCCGTTGACCCCTACGCCGTTCGTACGTGTCGTCCGCTTAAGTTTGTTCGCTGCACCGCCAATTACATGCGTCTTCACTTTGGCATTCTTGGAGAGTCGCAGCGCGAACTTAAATGGCGGCTTATATACCACTTGCAGTTTCACTTTGTCATTGACCAGATTCGTCACCGACTTGGACTTCTGCGGCGACTTTTGTACCAGACGTTCGGGTGTGGACTGCGATTTGCTCATTACTTTTCGTATTTTCGAAGAATGTTCAATATGCGAAAGCGGTTGCACGACAATCGGCGACTCCAGCAGCCATTTCTGCACTTTGCCGAAGGTGTTGGTGTGCCCATTACCGCTAATGCTCGACGCGTCCTGTCCACCGCGCGATGAATAATCGATGATTTCTTTGTTGTGCTTCTTAAAGCGCTTACTCTTCGCTTTCACTTCGTTCTCCAACTTGGCGCTGCTGCCTGCGGCCGCAAGTGGCGTGTTTAATGCTGCAGCAACTGGTGTGGCCTTCAACACAGCCGCGCCGCCACCACTACCAACGCGATTTTTCTTGGTGCGCGTTGGCTTTACCAAAACTTCTCCACTAGCACCGCCGgcagctgttgctgttgctgctgctgctgtatTGCTTAGTTTTCCACTACGGTTATGCGCGTGCGTTGATTTCGCCGCTAACTCGGCTGCTTTGGAGGACGTCGCTTtgccgccgctgccgctgccttTAGTTTTGCCAGCGCCTATATTGCCACTACTGCCGCTTCTGTGCGCGCTCTTACTTTTGTTGCTGCGCTCGCCGCGCACCTTTTTCTTGAACGGTACTTTTGTACGGACGGCCGTGTGCACGATGACGCCGTTGTTGTCGTCGGGTAGACGCACTGTTTCGGTGGTTGCGCTGTGTATGATGGTCACCGATTTTAGTTTCAGATTCGAGCGCTTCGCCAGCAGCTTCGTGCTGAGTATCTGTTTGGAATGAAAATAATACCATTGATATGTTTATAGTTTGTTCTCTGGGTAGCAGAATAATATCTAGCTTACTTGTTGCTATTTTActacatttgtaaataatataatttagctTATAGTacatgtttataatttttaaaataataaagataGTAAATATAATGTTGAATAATGGTTTGTTGGGTGATTCCTAATTAAGCTAAAGCAAACACTTTTAGCTTTTCGAATGTTTTTGGCCTTCCTTTAAGCGGGCGCTCGTTGATATCTAAATCGCCGTCTTTGAGGCGAGGAAAACACTCACGGCACGTTGTTCTACTTGGAGCAGCACCACCGTAAATTTTTTgtagttctcgaaacacttcaGCCGCTGATTTCTGTGACTATtagaaaaacataaataattccCGCAAATGTTAAAATCGAAAACTAATGTGGAAACGCAGTTTCCTTTTCAAATCTCTAGGTTAAATTTATCACGCTTGAGATGTATCAAAATCGATACCACTAACTGCTGGAGCCATCTATTCACAAACCAACTTAGTTGCGCATCTAATAATAATGTTGATAGAAAAAACTGTAAAGTCCTACTTTTATGTACAATTTGAGAATTGTCGAAGCCCCTCGAGTCAATCTTTTAATGTATCCTAATGGGTTACATGAGTGTACGggtttctaatttttattgtcttattaaaatctacaacacttctagaatattgtcctagaTTTTCTagttgattcgagtaatagtttcagagatacagccttgagaacttgtgcgctgaAGCCTAGCCAGGCTAAGTGCATCGTCTTTAAATGTGTTGATCTCGAActtatgtttttgaagtcggttggcaagatttctcgataactactcaaccgatcttcatgaaattttacacaggtctctaatatataattcttaaagacttggatgaagtatgtttttttcgattacaactatttgaaaaaaaacatgtcgcgaaatttttactgaaatttttattttttgtaaaaatgtctgccaaaaatccaattttcagttgtttTGTCCTTCgaccaagttctaagttaaggtctttcactttagatgatcctgtaaggggGGGTCACCGGAAaaggcgtcgcaatggccgagtttaaaatatttgtttccaaaaattttaaaatttcgttttaaataGTGTAtgattgtaacaaaaaaatatcctaataaaatatttaattttttatatgtgaaaaaagttaatgaaaaagCCTGTTTTTGACCCGAgcaaacccatgtaaccctttaagtACCAGCTTATAAATTTTTACCCGTGCTGATCCAGTAAAACTAGGCTCGCAAACTgtatcaataaaaatttctttttctagaTTTGGTCAACCTTTctttatgtttttgtaaaatttgatcTTCATACTTCAATTAGTGTGACTTAGTGACTTGATGACTATCCTACAATTTAGagaatggcgctccaaaaatgagtCGAAACCGTAAAAGCCTAAACTTCGCAAAAGCACTGAAGGCCTGTGCAGCCGGATGCTTATAgcatgtgtatggaaaattggattaaacGTTGGCAGGCTTGTATTGGCTCAAAAGACTATTTTAAGGGCGAtcataaagatttttttaaataagttattttttttgttagtcctgGTCAATTTTGCTCAGAtgctattatattatatgtaaaccAATCGTAAGTGAAATGTGATGCTCTTTTTCGAATGCTAAAGCTGTTCGTTAGAAAATATTACTATCGATAGTTTTGATTCTTAAACGTTGAGATCATACTAGCGGTAGCCCAATTGCAATACTCTCAATAATTTGTGTAATGATTGTCActtgaaaattctttaaaaacaattGGCATACGAAAATGATACTTTAAGTAATTCATATAGAATTCCATATGGTTGGAGTTTCGTCGGATTGTTGAACAAAAATCGATACGAtatcatatacttgtatacttgtATTTCCTTTTTTCGGAGATTCCACTTTGACTTCAGTTGAAATGACAGGAACAAGTACAACAATTTTATTGCCACTTACAttctataattaatattaagttcaatgctaatatttcgattttggaGACTAACTTTGAAAATTAGAGATATTACTTTTCACCAAGACTCCATCTCTTGAAAAAAGTAGGTTAAGTCCAATACAGAGTCAACTGCTGTGCAGTATTGTTAATAGACCTTTTGAAATTGTCATCGAATATTAATGACTTGGACTAAAGAGAATTACTAATGGCCTTTCAGAAAACtagtatattattaaaaaagtttattttgaaattcattCAAATCGTAAAAAAAGGGTAAggaaaaatatcagaaatttttttttattttgaaacctTTTCTTTGGAAACCATCACGCCAATCATGAAAACTTTGTAAATCAcctttgtaaaaatttttaaactatgctgtagaaaaagttatttgaatttttgcaaCTAATGTTGGATTAAATAAATCTACATGAGCCTTAAAGTCATCTAAGATCAGcagaaaatttgtatgaaatgatTGATTTAGCTACTGTTTCTACAAATGCTCAATATGTGACAAAGCCTTTTTAGCCTCATAAAATGCacagatatatttttttgttgatctAGCGATAATTACCCACAGCCTTAGATTATACAAGTACAGGCACTTACTATTCTCGCGCAATCGCATTGCAATCTTTTCTTCATACTCATCATTAAGCATTTTTGTTGCAACCTTCATGATCtttgaagtttgaaaaaaaaatagtttttaaatgtcaaaaaagatAACACTaatcaaataactaaaattgaaacaaaaatatttttcgaaaataataattttttatggattactatataataataagaatatatcgtcacctaaaatgcaaaataacttaacaccacttttcataagtttacagtattgaaaaaaatttgagtctTAGTTATAAAACGGTATTATAATGGTTACCATAAACAAAATTAGAGTTATTAAAGGGTcatatattgtttattatatttgactaacgattttcaatttttttttgacgatacattgttttgcattttaggtgacgattagaattttttatttgttcagaATTATGGTTTCAGATTTcatgattttcgaaaattggaaACAATGCATGAAATCTTGAAGGAGATTAAAGTATacgtttatattaaaaacacaacGTATGACCAAgactatgaaatatttttgggaTAAAAACTAGATTGAcgattagtttaatttttaattttaattcttttcaaaatattttcacttaagTCAGTTGAGAATTGCAGTCTAACCAAAgcgattaaataaataaatatttaaatactttccTCTGCTTAGTACGACGTACTTTCGTATATTATATTCTTTACATGTGTGTTTTATCGTTTATACTTAATTATGTGCTTTTATAAAATCTTCAATGAAGTCTGCTCAACTTACCAGCAACACGAATACGCCCAATGCCGCCAACACAACTGTGTACCAATTATGCTGTACCCATTTCTTAAATGTGGCAATGCTCTCCTCCGACAACAGTAATTTGCGTAGCGTGGCTAACGGTCCCGACGGATCAACTTCGCGACATTTTTGGAATACGTCACAATAGCTgggagaataaaaaaataaaaaaagagtaagaaaaacacgtttaataCACTCTCATATACATGTCGACCAGCACTGAAGCATAcgtggcatgtggcatgtgcTGCAACACTCACCCATTGTAATCGTTGCACGGCGTGCCCGGCTTCGCGTACATATCCGGCACATCAAACGGCGGCTCATTCCATTCAAACGAACTGCGACAGGCATTACCTTCTCCGGGCAATTTACAACATAATTCGCACGATTTAATTTTGTCATCAGTCGGTCCCGGTATGCATTGGCATGACTCGAGGCCGTAGGCCAAACAAATACTACCTGTACACTCACCCATGTAACAAACGAATTCTTTGTTGCATATCGTCTTATTCGGTTTGTTCACCGATGGCGGACACTCCGGTCCGAGACCGTTACAGAAGCTCGGATCGCGACAGCCGTTGTCATCGCGACACTTATCGCCGAATTTCAATTTACAATCACCCGTACAGCATGGACCCTGCGATGGACTGCACATAGCACGCGGTGTCAAAGTGCATGGCTTTTCGTCGATGCGCGGATGACGTGACATCGGGAAACAACATGTATCCTTGCAGTCCTCCTCCCAACCGCAGTCACACTGTTCATCACCCTCGACCACGCCGTTGCCGCAAATGGACGCCTGCGGTTCGGTGAAACAGCCTTTGGCGCTACGTGCTTTCGCATTTAGTACGGGTTCGATGGATTTTAGTGAACATGGTgagaatttgttgttgttctttttatcACCGGACGTGGCGCGCGCAAACATTATGAAATTACCATCCTCACCGCCGGGTGTGCACTGTTCCGGATCGTGCTGGTCAGCGGGCAAGTAGACAAAAGCATGAAAAGTGTATTGGTCATAAGAGAAATTAGTTAGAGTGGggggaagaaaaaaattttatattattttggtaaaatttttttggtttgcaaatttcaaataaaataaaatttttatgaagacTTTAAGATAtttcttaaatctaattaatttcAAAGTACTGCACTTACAGGTGATCCAAAATTATGACCGATTTCATGTGCTAATGTCACATGCGATACGGCTGGAGGAACATGTTTACCGTAATTTAGTAGCGTGACAATGCCTGTGTTCAGCGACTTCAAAGAACCACGATAGTGCTGCAAAACA comes from the Bactrocera neohumeralis isolate Rockhampton chromosome 2, APGP_CSIRO_Bneo_wtdbg2-racon-allhic-juicebox.fasta_v2, whole genome shotgun sequence genome and includes:
- the LOC126758059 gene encoding uncharacterized protein LOC126758059; this translates as MNLIIVAIVLLMAHKEYMASPTPLKLPGHTQKLSPYIRHWEAADFDRSHLHSAHQKHIEQKRHRRKRALDLGEFGPVHKIRLNFFAHDREFRVVLQQNPLSVFAGDVEIESTHGPVDYDISRIYTGTLEGDENSHVHAILTSDNLLDGTIETVGEHYYVEPAHRYSSELPASGVHSVIYKVSDVQMRKSAAAEHCASERLRRDMLLNDLKRRKAVTTEAEASKSLERHKRWLPDELATSSDDHQNPPLPLDLDVPYNDDFSIFAGGGSRGRFREQERGKNRERERDADRDREREEITTTKSVTNNNNNKHELNYNREQQRNRYQQSATTTTTTTTATWRNAAAVDRETTDRYGDLLRNVNKANSDNSDNNSNSNTRSSNTYVPSLIVANASTHGGGVQNRNILVNNYNPGSSYSNSNTNYNNNNNNNNNNNGLRKTYAKHKNIIVSTYSNKNNNNNNNSSSNNSNNRSYPYDFVINGGGNNNNNANSNNGVNYNYNDNNNNNRFDTNNFFQTNWSTMFTNNNNDRPSHKTHVEIITKNGATKKPNIIVNNYNPDIMLVPNPQNPHFNSMLMTNLLSGRGRDAAYETNSKDSAQSMYDRKITCMLYLQADHTFFQKMGSDEASIEAITRHVQRANSIYKNTDFNNDGKPDNITFMIKRIKVHNMNAVRDPSYRFPGNYGVEKFLELFSEEDYDAFCLAYMFTYRDFEMGTLGLAWTGDLKNAGGVCEKNGHYRGSLKSLNTGIVTLLNYGKHVPPAVSHVTLAHEIGHNFGSPHDPEQCTPGGEDGNFIMFARATSGDKKNNNKFSPCSLKSIEPVLNAKARSAKGCFTEPQASICGNGVVEGDEQCDCGWEEDCKDTCCFPMSRHPRIDEKPCTLTPRAMCSPSQGPCCTGDCKLKFGDKCRDDNGCRDPSFCNGLGPECPPSVNKPNKTICNKEFVCYMGECTGSICLAYGLESCQCIPGPTDDKIKSCELCCKLPGEGNACRSSFEWNEPPFDVPDMYAKPGTPCNDYNGYCDVFQKCREVDPSGPLATLRKLLLSEESIATFKKWVQHNWYTVVLAALGVFVLLILSTKLLAKRSNLKLKSVTIIHSATTETVRLPDDNNGVIVHTAVRTKVPFKKKVRGERSNKSKSAHRSGSSGNIGAGKTKGSGSGGKATSSKAAELAAKSTHAHNRSGKLSNTAAAATATAAGGASGEVLVKPTRTKKNRVGSGGGAAVLKATPVAAALNTPLAAAGSSAKLENEVKAKSKRFKKHNKEIIDYSSRGGQDASSISGNGHTNTFGKVQKWLLESPIVVQPLSHIEHSSKIRKVMSKSQSTPERLVQKSPQKSKSVTNLVNDKVKLQVVYKPPFKFALRLSKNAKVKTHVIGGAANKLKRTTRTNGVGVNGAESKRKSSNQNSEGSKNSGSGGNDEVKCKRIALLLRNNNEDNQILTLNEPTYETLNPKTMPSKMENPFYENLLCSTATGEMRAAIAANNEAAASNSVTANSANASVSSKTASSNSGKLTSDAHAVGGALQKQRAHNYSRSNSFSANNPFTANQTALNARKLSESSTAHQPAASTANLGRNFGSTQNLGQMAQNQNHLAKSKKRSSLNLKLNSAAKNGKDPPIAARRSNSNMNLRSNNAATTYQPSIYTNDPQNSIATATTNTTTSTHASNAAATIVTPAPTERQLRRSSSSTAYQHQPKSASQSTAGHALSAVLPAARTSFSNIPRASLSAAASNSVNANAANTNGGLGNFNRIADGDQLVVAGSQSSHSSQGSHASHASHPSHSSHHAPVRHEHRRSRSNAHSTTAPSLAITANSNATAPSEQQLQQQQKRSNSIRQLQHSYHPPPLPSVAAASSHIGQARMEGEHELPSDLEVLLSDVENLVS